The following proteins are co-located in the Polystyrenella longa genome:
- a CDS encoding class II fumarate hydratase yields the protein MAEFRTERDSMGDVQVPAQAYYGAQTQRAVENFPISGWTLPPELIQAMGLVKYACGVANRDLGKLTGTGKNPLSDKQVEAMLASAKEVAAGNYNDQFPIDVFQTGSGTSSNMNCNEVIANRAIEIMKGDRFAAEKQIHPNDHVNMGQSTNDTFPTAIHVAVGMSIRNHLIPALKKFAVSLSDKAVAWDKIIKIGRTHLADATPLRLGQEFGGFARQLELSIDRAERAIEAILELPVGGTAVGSGINTHPEFGGRVAEELAKESGVPFVEAANHFEANAQRDGLVECHGQLKTIASTLFNVANNIRWLGAGPRCGYYEVKIPDRQPGSSIMPGKVNPVMCESMLQVTARVMGNDQAIAISGSSGGQFQLNIMMPMMGQTTLESIMLLSKATDAFVEFCMDGLEPNEEACNDAVEKSLSMVTSLNPYIGYEKASALAKEAFKTNKTIRELCTEQNILPPEQLEEALDPFSMTEPQA from the coding sequence ATGGCTGAGTTTCGGACGGAACGAGATTCGATGGGTGATGTACAGGTTCCTGCTCAGGCGTATTACGGTGCGCAGACGCAGCGGGCGGTCGAGAATTTCCCAATCTCCGGTTGGACACTCCCGCCCGAACTGATTCAGGCAATGGGACTCGTCAAATACGCCTGTGGAGTCGCCAACCGTGATCTTGGCAAACTGACCGGAACGGGAAAAAACCCACTGAGCGACAAGCAAGTCGAAGCGATGCTCGCTTCCGCCAAAGAGGTTGCTGCCGGAAATTACAATGACCAATTTCCCATCGACGTCTTCCAGACGGGATCGGGAACGTCGAGTAACATGAACTGCAACGAAGTCATTGCCAACCGGGCAATTGAGATCATGAAGGGGGATCGATTCGCAGCTGAAAAACAGATCCACCCCAACGATCACGTCAACATGGGACAGAGCACTAACGATACCTTCCCTACTGCGATTCACGTTGCTGTAGGTATGTCGATTCGAAATCATTTGATCCCTGCTCTGAAGAAGTTTGCCGTCAGTCTTTCAGACAAGGCCGTCGCCTGGGACAAAATCATCAAGATTGGCCGGACACACCTTGCCGATGCCACCCCTCTTCGCCTGGGTCAGGAATTCGGCGGATTCGCCCGCCAGTTGGAGTTGTCAATTGATCGGGCTGAACGGGCCATCGAAGCGATTCTCGAACTGCCCGTCGGTGGCACAGCTGTCGGTTCCGGAATCAATACCCACCCCGAATTCGGCGGCCGAGTGGCTGAAGAGCTGGCCAAAGAGAGCGGCGTTCCCTTTGTGGAAGCGGCCAATCACTTTGAAGCGAATGCGCAGCGTGATGGACTAGTGGAATGCCATGGCCAGTTGAAAACGATTGCCTCCACCCTGTTCAACGTGGCGAATAACATCCGTTGGCTGGGTGCTGGCCCTCGATGTGGATATTACGAAGTCAAAATCCCAGATCGTCAGCCAGGTAGTTCCATTATGCCCGGGAAAGTAAACCCCGTGATGTGCGAAAGTATGTTACAGGTCACAGCCCGCGTCATGGGGAATGATCAGGCGATCGCCATCAGCGGTTCTTCGGGAGGCCAATTCCAGTTGAACATCATGATGCCCATGATGGGCCAGACGACGCTCGAAAGCATTATGTTGCTAAGCAAGGCTACCGACGCGTTTGTCGAGTTCTGCATGGACGGATTGGAGCCCAACGAAGAAGCGTGTAACGACGCCGTCGAAAAAAGCCTGTCGATGGTCACGAGTCTCAACCCGTACATCGGTTACGAGAAAGCTTCGGCGCTGGCGAAAGAAGCCTTCAAAACGAATAAGACCATTCGAGAACTCTGCACTGAGCAGAATATTCTGCCACCAGAACAGCTCGAGGAAGCACTCGATCCGTTCAGCATGACGGAACCCCAGGCGTAG
- the rsgA gene encoding ribosome small subunit-dependent GTPase A, whose protein sequence is MARKKSDKKGRKVRVEFRKNRGKKSRKRDFTREVNAGENVEDLKASERVTGRSDQTRYRTIIADTNDKGELQLDIDESECLRGRVLSAIGLNCSVEGEDGKQYLCTVRRVLRTLSRDARNAVVAGDRVLFRPDGDEQGMIERIEPRKGVLSRTSNNREHIIVANIDQILIVVTADQSTLKTNLIDRFLISAEKGGTEAIICINKADLIDPVDLQPILGLYAQLGYRVLATSIINRMGLEELRKLLKGTQTVLTGQSGVGKSSLINEVAPSIDLDTREVNAISMKGKHTTRTTQLLQLDFGGWVVDTPGIRQLELWDVIPEEVEGYFIEFRPYVTYCKFPDCSHTHEEGCGVKTAVENREISMMRYESYLRLIDENYVKADSAEKR, encoded by the coding sequence TTGGCTCGTAAAAAGTCTGACAAAAAAGGTCGTAAGGTTCGTGTCGAGTTCCGGAAGAACCGGGGCAAGAAGAGCCGCAAACGGGATTTCACGCGCGAAGTCAACGCGGGAGAAAACGTCGAAGACCTGAAAGCCTCCGAACGCGTCACTGGACGCAGCGATCAGACGCGCTATCGCACGATCATCGCCGATACCAACGATAAAGGAGAACTCCAACTCGATATCGACGAAAGCGAATGCTTGCGTGGGCGGGTACTCTCGGCGATTGGCCTGAACTGCTCGGTCGAAGGAGAGGATGGCAAACAATATTTGTGTACCGTTCGCAGAGTTCTCAGAACTTTATCCCGCGACGCGCGAAATGCAGTCGTTGCCGGTGACCGCGTTCTCTTCCGTCCCGATGGAGACGAGCAGGGAATGATTGAACGGATTGAACCCCGTAAAGGAGTTCTCTCCCGTACCAGTAACAATCGAGAGCATATCATCGTCGCCAATATTGATCAGATTCTGATAGTGGTGACTGCGGATCAATCAACACTCAAAACCAATCTGATCGACCGGTTTCTCATCAGCGCGGAAAAAGGAGGGACAGAGGCGATCATCTGCATTAACAAAGCCGACTTGATTGATCCCGTCGATCTGCAACCGATTCTCGGTTTATACGCGCAGCTTGGTTACCGGGTGTTGGCAACCTCGATCATCAACCGAATGGGCCTGGAAGAACTCCGCAAGCTGCTAAAAGGAACTCAAACGGTACTCACTGGCCAAAGTGGTGTCGGTAAGTCATCCCTGATCAACGAAGTTGCTCCCTCTATTGATCTCGATACACGCGAAGTCAATGCGATATCAATGAAAGGAAAGCATACCACCCGCACGACGCAACTGTTACAGCTCGACTTTGGTGGCTGGGTCGTCGATACACCCGGTATTCGCCAGCTTGAACTGTGGGATGTCATTCCTGAAGAGGTCGAAGGGTACTTTATCGAGTTCCGGCCTTACGTCACCTACTGCAAATTCCCTGACTGCAGCCACACGCACGAAGAAGGCTGCGGAGTGAAGACGGCCGTCGAAAACCGCGAAATCAGCATGATGCGTTACGAAAGCTACCTCCGCCTGATCGACGAAAACTACGTGAAGGCGGACTCCGCCGAGAAACGATGA
- a CDS encoding FHA domain-containing protein has protein sequence MLGELIPCGGGDVIPLMKPLLLIGRRSSCDISLRFQNVSSHHCELELINGYWQVRDLGSRNGLKVNGEGCDLNWVMPGDILSIAKHHYEVNYTPLGDAPPPAEIDPMSIPLMEKAGLVKRRRERQQSSSESHANLD, from the coding sequence ATGTTAGGCGAACTGATTCCATGTGGTGGAGGGGATGTCATTCCCCTGATGAAACCACTCCTGCTGATTGGTCGGCGGAGTAGCTGCGATATCTCTCTGCGCTTCCAGAACGTCTCTTCACATCATTGCGAACTCGAACTGATCAACGGTTACTGGCAAGTTCGCGATCTGGGTTCCCGCAACGGGCTCAAAGTGAATGGGGAAGGTTGTGACTTGAACTGGGTCATGCCAGGAGACATTCTGAGCATCGCCAAACACCACTACGAAGTGAACTACACCCCGCTCGGCGACGCACCTCCTCCAGCAGAGATCGATCCGATGTCCATTCCACTCATGGAAAAAGCAGGACTCGTGAAACGACGCCGCGAACGCCAGCAATCTTCTTCAGAATCCCACGCGAACCTCGACTGA
- a CDS encoding methyltransferase, TIGR04325 family: MTKWREHLRSWLPPALLRWRRRWNPNLIRFTGDYPNFETALADASGYDSELIQKRVIDAQRQVRAGKGLFAQDGVVIDSACPPLRLLSVLYHLGLEKDSKSISVIDFGGALGSTYDRCRHAAPVDLKFDWTIVEQPALIQAGRDDFTTSELKFSPSIEERLAQGPVDLLLLSGVLPYLQEPFSFLRMIANTEIPWIVIDRTPLLFQKCNRLTLQHVPASIYGSPQSYPAWFLDHNELCDILSSHYEIISQHPSGDGEFDLGDVQSLSYGMIWKRRDPAGLVGTTDRHR, translated from the coding sequence ATGACGAAGTGGCGCGAACACCTGAGGTCATGGCTTCCTCCTGCTTTGCTTCGTTGGCGACGACGGTGGAATCCGAATTTAATTCGGTTCACCGGCGATTACCCTAATTTCGAAACGGCACTCGCGGACGCATCGGGATACGACTCGGAACTCATTCAAAAGCGAGTGATCGACGCGCAGCGACAAGTACGGGCTGGAAAAGGACTGTTTGCTCAGGATGGTGTTGTCATTGATTCGGCCTGCCCACCCCTCCGTTTGCTTTCTGTGCTATATCATCTTGGACTGGAAAAGGACTCGAAGTCTATCTCAGTAATCGACTTCGGCGGTGCTCTGGGATCGACTTATGATCGCTGTCGCCATGCGGCACCGGTGGATTTGAAATTTGACTGGACGATCGTCGAACAACCCGCGCTGATTCAAGCGGGCCGCGACGATTTTACCACATCGGAGTTAAAGTTCTCTCCGTCCATAGAGGAACGACTCGCGCAGGGGCCCGTCGATTTACTGCTCCTCTCGGGCGTGCTTCCTTATCTGCAAGAGCCGTTCTCGTTTCTCCGAATGATTGCCAACACAGAGATTCCCTGGATCGTAATTGACCGTACGCCCTTACTCTTTCAGAAATGCAATCGGCTCACCCTACAGCACGTTCCCGCCTCTATCTACGGTTCCCCCCAAAGCTACCCCGCCTGGTTCCTGGACCACAATGAACTGTGCGACATCCTCTCTTCTCACTACGAAATTATCTCTCAACATCCCTCAGGCGATGGTGAATTCGACCTGGGCGACGTGCAGTCTCTTTCCTATGGGATGATCTGGAAACGACGAGATCCGGCTGGGTTGGTTGGAACCACAGATAGACACAGATAA
- a CDS encoding DUF3800 domain-containing protein: MSDLKNQKSRYISFLDESGDHSLDNTDPDFPIFVLSLVLISRKDYEKNVITAVNRLKLRFWDHEGINFHSRDIRKRQGAFSELIARNNYRDFVSELSQCMEDMPYTLFVSVIRKDMLSQKYKYAENPYDLSLKFLLERVLDFVKAKGIKELPIIAEARGKNEDNQLKAEFFDLLGRGTGFVKKEEFQKCNFQLEFQKKSNNLAGIQVADLCAYPCARYVIDRSKPNPAFDVVRKHIYRPHCGLGVGFGWKIFP; this comes from the coding sequence ATGTCAGATTTGAAAAATCAGAAGTCCCGATATATATCTTTTCTTGATGAGTCTGGCGACCATTCCTTGGATAACACTGATCCAGATTTTCCGATATTTGTGCTGTCACTCGTACTGATTTCTCGTAAAGACTATGAGAAGAATGTTATTACGGCGGTTAACAGGCTCAAACTACGGTTCTGGGATCACGAAGGAATTAATTTCCACAGTCGTGACATCAGAAAACGACAGGGAGCTTTTAGTGAACTAATTGCTCGGAATAACTATCGAGATTTTGTGAGCGAGCTTTCTCAATGTATGGAAGATATGCCGTACACTCTTTTTGTCAGTGTTATACGTAAGGATATGTTAAGCCAGAAATACAAATATGCTGAAAATCCGTATGACCTCTCGCTAAAGTTTCTTTTAGAGCGAGTGCTCGATTTTGTGAAAGCGAAAGGAATAAAAGAGTTGCCTATCATCGCTGAAGCTCGTGGCAAGAATGAGGATAATCAATTGAAGGCAGAATTCTTCGATCTACTGGGCAGGGGAACCGGTTTTGTTAAAAAAGAAGAATTTCAGAAGTGCAACTTTCAATTGGAGTTCCAAAAGAAATCCAATAACTTGGCTGGGATTCAAGTTGCAGATTTGTGTGCTTATCCCTGTGCTCGGTATGTAATTGACCGGAGTAAACCAAATCCTGCATTCGACGTAGTTCGCAAACATATCTATCGTCCGCATTGTGGTTTAGGCGTAGGGTTTGGCTGGAAGATTTTTCCATAA
- a CDS encoding ABC transporter ATP-binding protein, with amino-acid sequence MTDLALRVEQLSKRYELGTREPYYALRDSLTRWFKKPFTREQMIPSAEANPHVWALDEVSFDVSAGEAVGILGHNGAGKSTLLKILSRVTEPTSGRATMYGRVGSLLEVGTGFHPELTGRENIFINGSILGMSQKEVRDRFDEIVAFAEIDRFLDTPVKRYSSGMYMRLAFSVAAHLQPEILLVDELLAVGDAAFQKKCLNRMGDVSRSGRTVLFVSHQMTAMKNLCQRGIYIDQGKLAYDGTIDEAINRYLDSSQPIRQINISDRQDRRGSGLVRFEELKITGPDGNERIEAGEELTFTFHYSSSDDTPRRLRFLVGIYDPLDTSLFRLDSDKTAQLEGTLPASGTIVCRTGGLNLTAGSCYVNIAVLAEGQIADHLAHAAEIEVQPADFYHTGRCFERNETLFLLEQDWSLDGN; translated from the coding sequence ATGACGGATCTCGCGTTACGTGTTGAACAACTCTCGAAGCGTTACGAACTCGGAACGCGTGAACCCTATTACGCGCTGCGAGATTCATTGACGCGCTGGTTTAAAAAGCCCTTCACTCGCGAACAAATGATACCATCGGCTGAAGCGAATCCTCATGTCTGGGCATTGGACGAGGTCTCGTTCGATGTCTCCGCTGGGGAAGCGGTGGGAATTCTCGGACACAATGGAGCTGGCAAAAGCACTCTTCTGAAGATTCTTTCTCGTGTCACTGAACCCACATCCGGTAGGGCAACGATGTATGGACGGGTGGGTTCGCTGCTGGAAGTGGGGACGGGATTTCATCCCGAATTGACCGGCCGGGAAAACATCTTCATTAATGGTTCAATCCTCGGAATGAGTCAGAAGGAAGTGCGAGACCGCTTTGATGAGATTGTTGCCTTCGCCGAGATTGATCGGTTTCTCGACACGCCTGTCAAACGGTACTCCTCCGGGATGTATATGCGTCTGGCCTTCTCCGTCGCCGCCCATCTACAACCTGAGATTCTTCTTGTTGATGAACTATTGGCAGTCGGCGACGCCGCATTTCAGAAAAAATGCTTGAACAGAATGGGAGACGTCTCACGTTCGGGCCGGACAGTGTTGTTTGTCAGTCATCAGATGACGGCCATGAAGAATCTCTGCCAGCGCGGTATCTATATCGATCAGGGAAAACTGGCCTATGATGGTACAATCGATGAAGCGATCAACCGGTATCTCGATTCGTCTCAACCAATCCGACAGATCAATATCAGCGATCGCCAGGACCGACGCGGTTCAGGGCTGGTCCGTTTCGAAGAGCTGAAGATCACGGGCCCGGATGGGAACGAACGAATTGAAGCGGGAGAGGAGTTAACCTTCACCTTCCACTATTCAAGCAGCGACGACACCCCGCGGCGGCTTCGTTTTCTTGTTGGTATTTATGACCCACTTGATACGTCCCTCTTTCGACTCGACAGTGATAAGACGGCACAACTGGAAGGGACACTCCCTGCATCGGGAACGATCGTCTGCCGGACGGGTGGGCTTAACCTGACTGCCGGTAGTTGCTATGTGAACATTGCCGTTCTGGCGGAAGGTCAGATCGCAGACCACCTGGCCCACGCGGCGGAAATCGAAGTGCAACCGGCCGACTTTTATCACACGGGACGCTGCTTTGAACGAAACGAGACTCTCTTCCTCCTGGAGCAGGATTGGAGTCTCGATGGCAACTGA
- a CDS encoding ABC transporter permease → MSDSPEQTLAPGTNETGNRDEAPRHRIEIKPSSRWGLPDGGELWRYRELLWMLILRDLKVRYKQTVLGLLWTIIQPLALMTIFTLFLGRYIQPADSSVPYYLFVLTGLVMWQFFARSLTDASTSLVVNERVVTKVYFPRILVPTSVILAGLPDFLIASLILGCFLIGSGLWPGLLILFAPLFVILTFVAAMGVGLWLSALDVNYRDVRYTLSFLTQLWMFASPIVYPAEAVQEKWGLPGTVLYGMNPIAGAIEGFRWTIFTDGPFPMALVVMSSLVTCLLFISGMYYFQQMQRTLADHL, encoded by the coding sequence GTGTCCGATTCGCCTGAGCAAACTCTCGCCCCCGGGACTAATGAAACCGGGAACAGAGATGAAGCTCCTCGTCATCGAATTGAAATCAAACCGAGCTCTCGCTGGGGCCTTCCTGACGGGGGTGAACTGTGGCGCTATCGAGAATTGCTGTGGATGCTCATTCTGCGAGATTTGAAAGTTCGCTATAAACAAACGGTACTCGGTCTGCTCTGGACGATTATCCAACCCCTCGCGCTGATGACAATTTTCACCCTTTTTCTGGGTCGATATATTCAACCGGCTGACAGCAGCGTCCCCTACTATCTGTTTGTTCTTACTGGTCTGGTAATGTGGCAGTTCTTTGCCAGATCCCTAACCGATGCGAGCACCAGCCTGGTTGTGAACGAACGAGTCGTAACGAAGGTGTACTTCCCCCGCATTCTCGTTCCTACCTCCGTCATTCTGGCGGGGCTGCCTGATTTTCTAATCGCTTCTCTGATCCTGGGCTGCTTTTTGATTGGGTCGGGACTCTGGCCCGGGTTACTGATTTTGTTTGCTCCGCTGTTCGTCATACTGACTTTCGTTGCCGCAATGGGAGTGGGGCTCTGGTTGTCCGCATTAGATGTGAATTACCGGGATGTGCGCTACACGCTTTCGTTTTTGACGCAGCTCTGGATGTTCGCTTCACCCATCGTTTATCCGGCGGAGGCGGTTCAAGAAAAATGGGGGCTGCCCGGAACAGTTCTCTACGGAATGAATCCCATCGCGGGAGCAATCGAAGGTTTTCGCTGGACGATCTTCACCGACGGACCATTTCCAATGGCACTCGTCGTAATGTCGAGTTTAGTAACGTGCCTGTTATTCATCAGTGGGATGTATTACTTTCAACAGATGCAGCGGACGCTAGCGGATCACCTATAA
- a CDS encoding HNH endonuclease: MVTSSLSRPTLVLNRNWQPVGIVPVSRALIKVWNESAHIVDPENYATYTWHDWAELDPEHDEPCIVTNHSRLRVPEIVTLTSYDRIPKRTVAFSRRNLFRRDKFTCQYCSKQPGSAELTIDHVLPRSRGGVSSWDNCVLACINCNKRKADKTPKEAHMPLLAEPVRPPWKPIYASFGKRIDSWSKFMSEAYWNVELEE, translated from the coding sequence ATGGTAACCTCATCGCTATCGCGTCCTACGCTGGTTCTGAACAGGAACTGGCAGCCGGTCGGAATTGTGCCGGTCTCACGGGCGCTCATTAAGGTCTGGAACGAATCCGCCCATATTGTCGACCCTGAAAATTATGCCACCTACACCTGGCATGACTGGGCCGAACTTGATCCCGAGCATGATGAACCTTGCATCGTCACGAACCACTCGCGTCTGCGTGTCCCTGAAATCGTGACGCTGACCAGCTACGATCGTATTCCTAAACGGACAGTCGCCTTCAGCCGAAGAAATCTGTTCCGTCGTGACAAGTTCACCTGCCAGTACTGCAGCAAACAGCCCGGTAGTGCGGAACTGACGATCGACCACGTTTTGCCTCGTTCTCGAGGTGGAGTCTCCAGCTGGGACAATTGTGTACTGGCCTGTATCAACTGCAATAAGCGGAAAGCGGACAAAACGCCCAAAGAGGCACACATGCCGCTGCTCGCCGAACCAGTCCGACCTCCCTGGAAGCCGATCTACGCCTCCTTCGGAAAGCGGATCGACAGCTGGTCCAAATTCATGAGCGAAGCCTACTGGAACGTCGAACTCGAAGAGTAA